The Tolypothrix sp. NIES-4075 DNA segment AGCCCTGATGGTTTAGGGTGGGAATTTTCAACTTGAGCAGGAGCAATTACCTGCAAAGACCAATAGCTCACGACCATGAGAATTAAACCAGAAACCGCGCCAATTAATAAGCCCATCAGTAAAGCAGATTTACTAGGAAAAATAGAAATAGTCGTATCATTTGTATAATTGTTTAAAAGTGGTGCTGATACCTCCGATTCAAAAACTTCGTTAGTATTGTCTGTGAATAAAGGTATTTGAGGTTCAAATAATAGAGTTGAGTCTGACTCATGCAGTGACGTGTAGAAATTTTTAAGTGGCAGAAGTTCCTCTAATACTTCTTTTGCCGACTTATATCTATCTTTAAAGTGATAATGCACCATATTATTGAGTACCGAGGCTAGCTGAGGATTAACCTGAGTTAGGTGTTGCCAAATTAGCTCACCTGTATTGCGATCTTCTGGTAATTGTGTTGGATGTACCCCAGTTAAAGCTTGGATGGCAATAATGCCTAAAGCATAAATATCGCTATTGGGTCGTGGTTTGCCTCGCTGTTGCTCCTGCGGCATGTAGCCTGGAGTGCCGATCGCCATCGTAGAATATTCAACAGGAATAAAGTTTTCTTGACCTCTAATCAATTGATTCCAGATTGGCTTGACAGCACCAAAATCAATCAGCACTAACCGATTATCCTGCTTTCTTCTAATAATATTACTCGGCTTGATATCTCGATGAATCATTCCCTGGCTGTGAACAAAATTCAGGATACCCAAAACTTCTTGCAGTAGTTGAAAAACTTTTTTTTCAGACCAACGTTTACCAGGCAGAAATTCCGCATTTAGGGGATGCCCTTCAATAAATTCTTGCACTAGGTAAAACTCAAAATTGTCTTCAAAAGAAGTCAAAAGATGAGGAACCAAATCATAATTGTTCAGTTTTTTTAGAGCCTGTGCTTCTCTAGTAAATATCCTTCTACGAATTTCTACTGGGATGGGACATTCACTGCTAGGTAAGAAATGTTTAACAATGCAGGTGGGATGCTCAGGCAGATGAGTGTCTTGAGCCATGTAAGTTCGACAGAATAGACCTTGACTTAAAACTTGGACAACCTGGTAACGTTGTTTTAGTAACTGGCTTAACATGTTACGATCTACCTAACGGTTGTATTAAGTAATTTTACTTAAAATTTTTTATCTATAAAATTAATATATAGTTTTTATGTAAGAAGCTTTACCTAAATTATCTACAGTTGTATTTAAACTTCATAAAAAATGTATCTAGCTTTTGCACTCCTGTTTGTCAAGCAGGTAAATTGATCGATGAAGCCGAAACTGACATGAAGTACTGATTAAATCCTGTTTATGACTAACTAAATTACAGGAATAAAAAATGAAGAATACTAGCAAAAAAAGTCTCCCACTAAGCAAAGATGCCCAACAAATGATCAGAGGTCTGATATTTGGCGAACTACTTACAATTGTAATAATAGGTGGACTGTGGTTGTGGCTAAGACCGCGCTTGTGGGTCAACAATGGTACTTTTTCTTCCTCTGGTCAAGATGCAAACACTGCCTCTACTTCTGCTAATTTGAACTTTCAAACTGTTACTGATGTGCCAATTGGAGCATTTAAATACGGTGGAAGTACGACTTGGGCACCGATTAGGCAACTCGTAGATTCTTATATTCAAAACACTCGTCCGGAACTACAACTGCAATACGTAGACCCTCCTAATGGTAGCCCTGGTTCCGGAGCAGGTATTAAAATGTTGCTTGATGGGAAATTAGATTTTGCTGAATCTTCCCGTCCCCTGACTGCTGAAGAGTATGCGCTAGCTAAACAGCGAGGTTTTACACTTGAGCAACGCGAAATAGCTACTGATGGAGTAGCAGTAGCAGTCAACCAAGCACTTAATTTACCAGGCTTAACCGTTGAGCAGTTGCAGCAAATTTATTCAGGGCAAATTACTAACTGGAAGCAAGTAGATGGACCAGACTTGACGATTATCCCTTTGTCGCAGCAGCCAGAAAACGCAGACACAGTATTATTTTCTGACAAGCCATTAAAACAGGCGCTTGGTTCTAATGTTCAGTATGTCTATTCTACCACGGAAGCACTACGCCGAGTCAGTAAAACTCCTGGTGCTGTATATTACGGTTCTGCGCGAGGTGTAGTTCCTCAGTGTACCGTCAAGGCTTTACCCCTCGGTCGGGTGTCTACGCAGCTAATTTCTCCTTATAGTGAACCGTTAATACCTTCAAATCAGTGTCCGCAAAAGCGCAATCAGGTTAACACCGAAGTTCTCAAGAACGATAGTTATCCAATAAAGAGCAAATTATTTGTAATTATTAAGCAAAATAAGGGTCGAGAAGAGAAAGTTGGGGAAGCTTATACTAGACTTTTGCTGAGTGACCAAGGAAAAAAGGCGATCGCTCAAGCTGGGTTTATCCCTTAACTCATCGTAGTCAGCAGTTTACTGCTCATGAAAAAGATTTTAAGGACTGAAGTCCTTACTACGTTTAGGAGCTTTACTTAATAAAAGTTTATAATTAACTAGAGAAGTTAGGGTGAATTCCAGTCAGGGCGCAAGTTAGCAGCGTGACGTAAATAGACATGGTGAATTGGCTCGGAGGGTGGGACGTAGGCGTGAACTAGAAAACGGACGCAACGTTCCAAGCTACCCTCAACGTGCATTTGCTGCACATCTAACATTGCCACATTATCCCAACAAGAACGAGTTCGTGCGATCGCCGCCGGAAAAATAGCATCCAAATCCTGTGTCACTGAGAAAGTAACACTAATCATGTCTGTTGGATGTAGGTGATTTCGTTTTTCCAGTTCATCTAACAGTTCTACAACCGCTTCACGCATCGCCTCAACTGTATTGGACGCAACAGTTGTTGCTCCGCGAATAGCCCGCATTCGCCACTCCACGCCAATTTCCTCCTTTTTTCGATTTTGGATTTTGCGAAAAGTTTGAGCAGAAGTTTCCGACGCTCGCGGACTCGCTAACGCTACGCTATCCGATCAAAGCTTTTCAAGACGGATTTTAGATTTTGGATTTAACAACAATCTAAAATCCAAAATATAAAATCCAAAATTCCCTTTACGGTCGATACAACCACAAAGGCTGACCGCTGGTGGACATTTCAAATTCCATCCAATCAATTCCAGCCCTAAGTCCTGACGAAACCTGAGCGCTTCCTGGTAGCAAGCGACTCAATAAGGGTTTATGTTCTTCTAAAGTGTAAGTGAGCGTTTTTTCTGGATCGAGACCCACGAGTTCTGCTGTCCAGCGTCGCGCATCTTCTTCTGTTCCCAGTCGGTCTACAACACCCAATTCTAAAGCTTGCTGTCCGGTAAAAATCCGACCATCGGCGAAACTTTTCACAGTTTCTTCTGCTAAAGAACGCCCCTCGGCTACTGCTTGCACAAACTGTTGGTAACTTGTGTCAATTAGCTGTTGCAGGATGTTTTGTTCTGGTTCAGTTAGTTCTCGGTCGAATGACAAAATGTCTTTGTAGGGACCAGATTTAACTACCTGAAAAGAAACACCGATTTTTTCTAGCAAGCGTTCTATATTATTTCCACGCAAAATTACACCGATACTACCCGTAATTGTACCAGGGTTAGCAACGATGTGTTCGGCTCCCATGCCGATATAAACACCGCCAGAAGCAGAAATATTACCAAAACTAGCGACAATTTTGATTTTTTCGCGCAAACGCTTCAAAGCGCTGTAGATTTCTTGAGAATCTCCGACTGTACCACCAGGACTGTCAATGCGTAGCAGCAATGCGGGGAACTTGCGTTCCTCTACAGTTTTGAGGGCTTCTAAAACACGTTTGCGAGTAGCACTGGCGA contains these protein-coding regions:
- a CDS encoding serine/threonine-protein kinase, giving the protein MLSQLLKQRYQVVQVLSQGLFCRTYMAQDTHLPEHPTCIVKHFLPSSECPIPVEIRRRIFTREAQALKKLNNYDLVPHLLTSFEDNFEFYLVQEFIEGHPLNAEFLPGKRWSEKKVFQLLQEVLGILNFVHSQGMIHRDIKPSNIIRRKQDNRLVLIDFGAVKPIWNQLIRGQENFIPVEYSTMAIGTPGYMPQEQQRGKPRPNSDIYALGIIAIQALTGVHPTQLPEDRNTGELIWQHLTQVNPQLASVLNNMVHYHFKDRYKSAKEVLEELLPLKNFYTSLHESDSTLLFEPQIPLFTDNTNEVFESEVSAPLLNNYTNDTTISIFPSKSALLMGLLIGAVSGLILMVVSYWSLQVIAPAQVENSHPKPSGLFR
- a CDS encoding PstS family phosphate ABC transporter substrate-binding protein produces the protein MKNTSKKSLPLSKDAQQMIRGLIFGELLTIVIIGGLWLWLRPRLWVNNGTFSSSGQDANTASTSANLNFQTVTDVPIGAFKYGGSTTWAPIRQLVDSYIQNTRPELQLQYVDPPNGSPGSGAGIKMLLDGKLDFAESSRPLTAEEYALAKQRGFTLEQREIATDGVAVAVNQALNLPGLTVEQLQQIYSGQITNWKQVDGPDLTIIPLSQQPENADTVLFSDKPLKQALGSNVQYVYSTTEALRRVSKTPGAVYYGSARGVVPQCTVKALPLGRVSTQLISPYSEPLIPSNQCPQKRNQVNTEVLKNDSYPIKSKLFVIIKQNKGREEKVGEAYTRLLLSDQGKKAIAQAGFIP
- the aroH gene encoding chorismate mutase; translated protein: MRAIRGATTVASNTVEAMREAVVELLDELEKRNHLHPTDMISVTFSVTQDLDAIFPAAIARTRSCWDNVAMLDVQQMHVEGSLERCVRFLVHAYVPPSEPIHHVYLRHAANLRPDWNSP
- the sppA gene encoding signal peptide peptidase SppA, which codes for MVWPFKSKFRKQIARIEITGAIASATRKRVLEALKTVEERKFPALLLRIDSPGGTVGDSQEIYSALKRLREKIKIVASFGNISASGGVYIGMGAEHIVANPGTITGSIGVILRGNNIERLLEKIGVSFQVVKSGPYKDILSFDRELTEPEQNILQQLIDTSYQQFVQAVAEGRSLAEETVKSFADGRIFTGQQALELGVVDRLGTEEDARRWTAELVGLDPEKTLTYTLEEHKPLLSRLLPGSAQVSSGLRAGIDWMEFEMSTSGQPLWLYRP